A DNA window from Vanessa cardui chromosome 16, ilVanCard2.1, whole genome shotgun sequence contains the following coding sequences:
- the LOC124536536 gene encoding zinc finger CCCH domain-containing protein 18 isoform X3 → MDSEDSRDATGDVRSSSSSSSSTSRSRRSSSSDSSKKDPKSPPHSPTSPRSNGPRSPSPESHSQLSQRSTSMASPIGPKSPDPPKSPSDVASNIGSPEQHEHYSSAPPSAGEGPKTPQSPGSSVKSRPVTPTNRSEPMSPDSASQATSPPSRNLEPHSPTSSPSPDRASSQSSPPRSPIKKNEWSPKEKWRRHTKAEQKMVAAPRNRSRSESSQSSRSSTTYNKRTNSKDPVTEAISDGEMESDQEDGKSRSKSRSKSVTSDKQDKDHNISHEDLSDVSDVDSIGPDDTEKGTKIKSKSPSPNKKKEVINGNEGTSSQSSPKSDSGKGDAYKSEKVPQEKISNTEDAEEQLDFEAEEGECIEPAKTRDQSNGDIEAQAREKEDVKAGRRSRGSSLEEGEVSDEAERRPEENEPRPVCRFFSRGACTWGVSCRFLHPGVTDKGNYNMFEVIRGVPAGAAFPAPRDAAPPESAWERGLRTAKEMLRIANKRKEQDMDFEEKKLHLSVGGVVHDPDAELAYAAAAVGASPPHDLPPAHRDPDVYRQYGMMYRGGRFPRPPVDERERYYERERGFERERPFERPPYYDEPMPAPEELPYHKRRVRSSREVIVQRAEIERREGREVREGREARGREGREGREGRDGRGDEWADPWMRAEPAARKRRPPSSEDSYSSSSSSNSSSRSSGSPGARRKRRASSSSRQRLSPSVIVRERRLASARATAMNPPAPRRRAPSPAAARQLAANPPPPAPHRHKEEMDPYGRNKPASRNRNRKKYSRSSSSGSESSSSSSESESESRSSSSSGSSGARRARHARLLNAAARPRLNAKSNTGLVPAVSAVTSKKEVSSDKEIVGKKRGATSPVSGAAPAKKSVSRREELLKQLKAVEDAIARKRSKI, encoded by the exons ATGGATTCTGAAGATTCTCGAGATGCTACAGGAGATGTACGATCATCATCAAGCAGTAGTAGCTCCACATCTAGAAGTCGTAGAAGTTCATCATCAGACAGTTCTAAAAAAGACCCTAAATCTCCTCCCCATTCGCCTACCTCACCTAGGTCAAATGGACCACGTTCTCCTTCACCAGAAAGTCATTCACAACTGTCTCAGAGATCTACTTCTATGG CTTCACCAATTGGCCCTAAATCTCCAGATCCACCGAAGTCACCTAGTGATGTTGCTTCAAACATTGGTTCTCCAGAACAACATGAACATTATTCATCGGCCCCTCCATCGGCTGGGGAGGGTCCAAAAACACCTCAGAGTCCTGGAAGCTCTGTAAAGTCTAGACCTGTTACACCCACAAACAGATCTGAACCTATGTCTCCAGATTCTGCATCTCAGGCAACATCACCACCTTCCAGAAATCTAGAACCACATTCTCCTACTTCAAGTCCATCACCAGACAGAGCGTCATCTCAGTCTTCCCCTCCCAGATCCCCAATTAAGAAAAATGAATGGAGCCCAAAAGAAAAATGGAGAAGACATACAAAGGCTGAACAAAAAATGGTTGCTGCACCACGAAACCGAAGTAGGTCGGAGTCGAGTCAATCAAGCAGGAGTTCAACCACATATAACAAAAGAACTAATTCTAAAGATCCTGTTACTGAAGCTATATCTGACG gAGAAATGGAATCAGATCAAGAAGATGGCAAGTCGAGAAGCAAGTCAAGAAGCAAGTCAGTGACAAGTGACAAACAAGATAAAGATCACAACATAAGTCATGAAGACTTGTCGGATGTTTCTGATGTTGATTCTATTGGACCCGATGACACAGAAAAAGGAACAAAG ATTAAATCAAAATCTCCATCACCCAACAAGAAAAAAGAAGTTATCAATGGTAATGAGGGCACAAGTTCTCAATCGTCCCCCAAGTCTGATAGTGGGAAAGGAGATGCCTACAAATCGGAAAAA GTGCCCCAAGAGAAAATTAGTAATACTGAAGATGCTGAGGAACAATTAGACTTTGAGGCAGAAGAGGGTGAATGTATTGAACCTGCAAAAACCAGAGATCAGTCGAATGGAGACATAGAAGCACAAGCCAGGGAGAAGG AGGACGTGAAAGCCGGTAGACGGTCGCGAGGTTCCTCCCTCGAGGAAGGCGAGGTTTCAGATGAGGCGGAACGACGTCCCGAGGAGAACGAGCCAAGGCCGGTCTGCAGGTTCTTCTCCAGGGGAGCCTGCACCTGGGGCGTCAGTTGCAG ATTCCTGCACCCGGGTGTAACGGACAAGGGCAATTACAACATGTTCGAGGTGATCCGCGGCGTGCCGGCCGGCGCCGCCTTCCCCGCGCCGCGCGACGCCGCGCCGCCCGAGTCCGCCTGGGAGCGCGGCCTGCGCACCGCCAAGGAG ATGCTCCGAATAGCAAACAAGCGCAAGGAGCAAGACATGGACTTCGAGGAGAAGAAATTGCACCTGTCCGTGGGCGGGGTGGTGCACGACCCGGACGCCGAGCTGGCGTACGCGGCCGCCGCCGTGGGCGCGTCGCCGCCGCACGACCTGCCGCCCGCGCACCGCGACCCCGACGTCTACAG gCAATACGGCATGATGTATCGTGGCGGTCGATTCCCCCGTCCACCGGTGGATGAGCGCGAACGGTACTACGAACGTGAACGTGGTTTTGAACGCGAGCGTCCCTTTGAGCGACCACCGTACTACGACGAGCCCATGCCTGCTCCAGAGGAATTGCCTTACCACaag CGTCGAGTCCGTTCGTCTCGTGAAGTCATAGTGCAGCGCGCTGAAATAGAGCGGCGGGAGGGCCGAGAAGTTCGAGAAGGGCGGGAGGCCCGCGGTCGGGAAGGCCGAGAGGGTCGAGAGGGGCGCGACGGACGCGGAGATGAGTGGGCCGATCCTTGGATGCGCGCCGAACCCGCAGCCAGGAAAAGAAGACCTCCATCTTCTGAGGATTCCTACTCATCGTCTAG CTCTTCAAATTCCAGTTCGCGTAGTTCAGGCAGCCCTGGGGCGAGGCGTAAAAGAAGAGCATCGTCATCTTCACGACAAAG GCTGTCCCCGTCGGTAATAGTGCGCGAGCGGCGGCTGGCGTCGGCGCGCGCCACGGCCATGAAcccgcccgcgccgcgccgccgcgcgccctcgcccgccgccgcgcgccaGCTCGCCGCCAacccgccgccgcccgcgccgcaccGACACAAG gAGGAAATGGATCCCTATGGTCGAAATAAACCTGCTAGTCGcaatagaaatagaaaaaaatattccagaTCATCATCATCGGGTtcag aatcatCATCTTCATCCAGCGAGTCCGAGAGCGAATCGCGTTCGTCTTCTTCATCAGGCAGTTCCGGCGCACGTCGAGCTCGGCATGCGCGTCTACTTAACGCGGCTGCTAGGCCAAG atTAAATGCAAAGTCAAATACGGGCTTAGTACCCGCAGTTTCAGCTGTCACTAGTAAAAAAGAAGTCTCAAGCGATAaag aaataGTAGGTAAGAAGAGAGGAGCGACTTCACCCGTGAGCGGGGCAGCGCCGGCGAAGAAATCCGTTTCCAGAAGAGAAGAACtcttaaaacaattgaaagctGTCGAGGATGCAATCGCTAGGAAGAGGTCGAAGATATAG
- the LOC124536536 gene encoding zinc finger CCCH domain-containing protein 18 isoform X2 produces MDSEDSRDATGDVRSSSSSSSSTSRSRRSSSSDSSKKDPKSPPHSPTSPRSNGPRSPSPESHSQLSQRSTSMGKQPHSPDNLSGAHSDINSPENSLPASPIGPKSPDPPKSPSDVASNIGSPEQHEHYSSAPPSAGEGPKTPQSPGSSVKSRPVTPTNRSEPMSPDSASQATSPPSRNLEPHSPTSSPSPDRASSQSSPPRSPIKKNEWSPKEKWRRHTKAEQKMVAAPRNRSRSESSQSSRSSTTYNKRTNSKDPVTEAISDGEMESDQEDGKSRSKSRSKSVTSDKQDKDHNISHEDLSDVSDVDSIGPDDTEKGTKIKSKSPSPNKKKEVINGNEGTSSQSSPKSDSGKGDAYKSEKVPQEKISNTEDAEEQLDFEAEEGECIEPAKTRDQSNGDIEAQAREKEDVKAGRRSRGSSLEEGEVSDEAERRPEENEPRPVCRFFSRGACTWGVSCRFLHPGVTDKGNYNMFEVIRGVPAGAAFPAPRDAAPPESAWERGLRTAKEMLRIANKRKEQDMDFEEKKLHLSVGGVVHDPDAELAYAAAAVGASPPHDLPPAHRDPDVYRQYGMMYRGGRFPRPPVDERERYYERERGFERERPFERPPYYDEPMPAPEELPYHKRRVRSSREVIVQRAEIERREGREVREGREARGREGREGREGRDGRGDEWADPWMRAEPAARKRRPPSSEDSYSSSSSRSSGSPGARRKRRASSSSRQRLSPSVIVRERRLASARATAMNPPAPRRRAPSPAAARQLAANPPPPAPHRHKEEMDPYGRNKPASRNRNRKKYSRSSSSGSESSSSSSESESESRSSSSSGSSGARRARHARLLNAAARPRLNAKSNTGLVPAVSAVTSKKEVSSDKEIVGKKRGATSPVSGAAPAKKSVSRREELLKQLKAVEDAIARKRSKI; encoded by the exons ATGGATTCTGAAGATTCTCGAGATGCTACAGGAGATGTACGATCATCATCAAGCAGTAGTAGCTCCACATCTAGAAGTCGTAGAAGTTCATCATCAGACAGTTCTAAAAAAGACCCTAAATCTCCTCCCCATTCGCCTACCTCACCTAGGTCAAATGGACCACGTTCTCCTTCACCAGAAAGTCATTCACAACTGTCTCAGAGATCTACTTCTATGGGTAAACAACCACATTCACCAGATAACTTGAGTGGTGCACATTCAGATATAAATTCACCGGAAAATTCTTTGCCAGCTTCACCAATTGGCCCTAAATCTCCAGATCCACCGAAGTCACCTAGTGATGTTGCTTCAAACATTGGTTCTCCAGAACAACATGAACATTATTCATCGGCCCCTCCATCGGCTGGGGAGGGTCCAAAAACACCTCAGAGTCCTGGAAGCTCTGTAAAGTCTAGACCTGTTACACCCACAAACAGATCTGAACCTATGTCTCCAGATTCTGCATCTCAGGCAACATCACCACCTTCCAGAAATCTAGAACCACATTCTCCTACTTCAAGTCCATCACCAGACAGAGCGTCATCTCAGTCTTCCCCTCCCAGATCCCCAATTAAGAAAAATGAATGGAGCCCAAAAGAAAAATGGAGAAGACATACAAAGGCTGAACAAAAAATGGTTGCTGCACCACGAAACCGAAGTAGGTCGGAGTCGAGTCAATCAAGCAGGAGTTCAACCACATATAACAAAAGAACTAATTCTAAAGATCCTGTTACTGAAGCTATATCTGACG gAGAAATGGAATCAGATCAAGAAGATGGCAAGTCGAGAAGCAAGTCAAGAAGCAAGTCAGTGACAAGTGACAAACAAGATAAAGATCACAACATAAGTCATGAAGACTTGTCGGATGTTTCTGATGTTGATTCTATTGGACCCGATGACACAGAAAAAGGAACAAAG ATTAAATCAAAATCTCCATCACCCAACAAGAAAAAAGAAGTTATCAATGGTAATGAGGGCACAAGTTCTCAATCGTCCCCCAAGTCTGATAGTGGGAAAGGAGATGCCTACAAATCGGAAAAA GTGCCCCAAGAGAAAATTAGTAATACTGAAGATGCTGAGGAACAATTAGACTTTGAGGCAGAAGAGGGTGAATGTATTGAACCTGCAAAAACCAGAGATCAGTCGAATGGAGACATAGAAGCACAAGCCAGGGAGAAGG AGGACGTGAAAGCCGGTAGACGGTCGCGAGGTTCCTCCCTCGAGGAAGGCGAGGTTTCAGATGAGGCGGAACGACGTCCCGAGGAGAACGAGCCAAGGCCGGTCTGCAGGTTCTTCTCCAGGGGAGCCTGCACCTGGGGCGTCAGTTGCAG ATTCCTGCACCCGGGTGTAACGGACAAGGGCAATTACAACATGTTCGAGGTGATCCGCGGCGTGCCGGCCGGCGCCGCCTTCCCCGCGCCGCGCGACGCCGCGCCGCCCGAGTCCGCCTGGGAGCGCGGCCTGCGCACCGCCAAGGAG ATGCTCCGAATAGCAAACAAGCGCAAGGAGCAAGACATGGACTTCGAGGAGAAGAAATTGCACCTGTCCGTGGGCGGGGTGGTGCACGACCCGGACGCCGAGCTGGCGTACGCGGCCGCCGCCGTGGGCGCGTCGCCGCCGCACGACCTGCCGCCCGCGCACCGCGACCCCGACGTCTACAG gCAATACGGCATGATGTATCGTGGCGGTCGATTCCCCCGTCCACCGGTGGATGAGCGCGAACGGTACTACGAACGTGAACGTGGTTTTGAACGCGAGCGTCCCTTTGAGCGACCACCGTACTACGACGAGCCCATGCCTGCTCCAGAGGAATTGCCTTACCACaag CGTCGAGTCCGTTCGTCTCGTGAAGTCATAGTGCAGCGCGCTGAAATAGAGCGGCGGGAGGGCCGAGAAGTTCGAGAAGGGCGGGAGGCCCGCGGTCGGGAAGGCCGAGAGGGTCGAGAGGGGCGCGACGGACGCGGAGATGAGTGGGCCGATCCTTGGATGCGCGCCGAACCCGCAGCCAGGAAAAGAAGACCTCCATCTTCTGAGGATTCCTACTCATCGTCTAG TTCGCGTAGTTCAGGCAGCCCTGGGGCGAGGCGTAAAAGAAGAGCATCGTCATCTTCACGACAAAG GCTGTCCCCGTCGGTAATAGTGCGCGAGCGGCGGCTGGCGTCGGCGCGCGCCACGGCCATGAAcccgcccgcgccgcgccgccgcgcgccctcgcccgccgccgcgcgccaGCTCGCCGCCAacccgccgccgcccgcgccgcaccGACACAAG gAGGAAATGGATCCCTATGGTCGAAATAAACCTGCTAGTCGcaatagaaatagaaaaaaatattccagaTCATCATCATCGGGTtcag aatcatCATCTTCATCCAGCGAGTCCGAGAGCGAATCGCGTTCGTCTTCTTCATCAGGCAGTTCCGGCGCACGTCGAGCTCGGCATGCGCGTCTACTTAACGCGGCTGCTAGGCCAAG atTAAATGCAAAGTCAAATACGGGCTTAGTACCCGCAGTTTCAGCTGTCACTAGTAAAAAAGAAGTCTCAAGCGATAaag aaataGTAGGTAAGAAGAGAGGAGCGACTTCACCCGTGAGCGGGGCAGCGCCGGCGAAGAAATCCGTTTCCAGAAGAGAAGAACtcttaaaacaattgaaagctGTCGAGGATGCAATCGCTAGGAAGAGGTCGAAGATATAG
- the LOC124536536 gene encoding zinc finger CCCH domain-containing protein 18 isoform X1 yields MDSEDSRDATGDVRSSSSSSSSTSRSRRSSSSDSSKKDPKSPPHSPTSPRSNGPRSPSPESHSQLSQRSTSMGKQPHSPDNLSGAHSDINSPENSLPASPIGPKSPDPPKSPSDVASNIGSPEQHEHYSSAPPSAGEGPKTPQSPGSSVKSRPVTPTNRSEPMSPDSASQATSPPSRNLEPHSPTSSPSPDRASSQSSPPRSPIKKNEWSPKEKWRRHTKAEQKMVAAPRNRSRSESSQSSRSSTTYNKRTNSKDPVTEAISDGEMESDQEDGKSRSKSRSKSVTSDKQDKDHNISHEDLSDVSDVDSIGPDDTEKGTKIKSKSPSPNKKKEVINGNEGTSSQSSPKSDSGKGDAYKSEKVPQEKISNTEDAEEQLDFEAEEGECIEPAKTRDQSNGDIEAQAREKEDVKAGRRSRGSSLEEGEVSDEAERRPEENEPRPVCRFFSRGACTWGVSCRFLHPGVTDKGNYNMFEVIRGVPAGAAFPAPRDAAPPESAWERGLRTAKEMLRIANKRKEQDMDFEEKKLHLSVGGVVHDPDAELAYAAAAVGASPPHDLPPAHRDPDVYRQYGMMYRGGRFPRPPVDERERYYERERGFERERPFERPPYYDEPMPAPEELPYHKRRVRSSREVIVQRAEIERREGREVREGREARGREGREGREGRDGRGDEWADPWMRAEPAARKRRPPSSEDSYSSSSSSNSSSRSSGSPGARRKRRASSSSRQRLSPSVIVRERRLASARATAMNPPAPRRRAPSPAAARQLAANPPPPAPHRHKEEMDPYGRNKPASRNRNRKKYSRSSSSGSESSSSSSESESESRSSSSSGSSGARRARHARLLNAAARPRLNAKSNTGLVPAVSAVTSKKEVSSDKEIVGKKRGATSPVSGAAPAKKSVSRREELLKQLKAVEDAIARKRSKI; encoded by the exons ATGGATTCTGAAGATTCTCGAGATGCTACAGGAGATGTACGATCATCATCAAGCAGTAGTAGCTCCACATCTAGAAGTCGTAGAAGTTCATCATCAGACAGTTCTAAAAAAGACCCTAAATCTCCTCCCCATTCGCCTACCTCACCTAGGTCAAATGGACCACGTTCTCCTTCACCAGAAAGTCATTCACAACTGTCTCAGAGATCTACTTCTATGGGTAAACAACCACATTCACCAGATAACTTGAGTGGTGCACATTCAGATATAAATTCACCGGAAAATTCTTTGCCAGCTTCACCAATTGGCCCTAAATCTCCAGATCCACCGAAGTCACCTAGTGATGTTGCTTCAAACATTGGTTCTCCAGAACAACATGAACATTATTCATCGGCCCCTCCATCGGCTGGGGAGGGTCCAAAAACACCTCAGAGTCCTGGAAGCTCTGTAAAGTCTAGACCTGTTACACCCACAAACAGATCTGAACCTATGTCTCCAGATTCTGCATCTCAGGCAACATCACCACCTTCCAGAAATCTAGAACCACATTCTCCTACTTCAAGTCCATCACCAGACAGAGCGTCATCTCAGTCTTCCCCTCCCAGATCCCCAATTAAGAAAAATGAATGGAGCCCAAAAGAAAAATGGAGAAGACATACAAAGGCTGAACAAAAAATGGTTGCTGCACCACGAAACCGAAGTAGGTCGGAGTCGAGTCAATCAAGCAGGAGTTCAACCACATATAACAAAAGAACTAATTCTAAAGATCCTGTTACTGAAGCTATATCTGACG gAGAAATGGAATCAGATCAAGAAGATGGCAAGTCGAGAAGCAAGTCAAGAAGCAAGTCAGTGACAAGTGACAAACAAGATAAAGATCACAACATAAGTCATGAAGACTTGTCGGATGTTTCTGATGTTGATTCTATTGGACCCGATGACACAGAAAAAGGAACAAAG ATTAAATCAAAATCTCCATCACCCAACAAGAAAAAAGAAGTTATCAATGGTAATGAGGGCACAAGTTCTCAATCGTCCCCCAAGTCTGATAGTGGGAAAGGAGATGCCTACAAATCGGAAAAA GTGCCCCAAGAGAAAATTAGTAATACTGAAGATGCTGAGGAACAATTAGACTTTGAGGCAGAAGAGGGTGAATGTATTGAACCTGCAAAAACCAGAGATCAGTCGAATGGAGACATAGAAGCACAAGCCAGGGAGAAGG AGGACGTGAAAGCCGGTAGACGGTCGCGAGGTTCCTCCCTCGAGGAAGGCGAGGTTTCAGATGAGGCGGAACGACGTCCCGAGGAGAACGAGCCAAGGCCGGTCTGCAGGTTCTTCTCCAGGGGAGCCTGCACCTGGGGCGTCAGTTGCAG ATTCCTGCACCCGGGTGTAACGGACAAGGGCAATTACAACATGTTCGAGGTGATCCGCGGCGTGCCGGCCGGCGCCGCCTTCCCCGCGCCGCGCGACGCCGCGCCGCCCGAGTCCGCCTGGGAGCGCGGCCTGCGCACCGCCAAGGAG ATGCTCCGAATAGCAAACAAGCGCAAGGAGCAAGACATGGACTTCGAGGAGAAGAAATTGCACCTGTCCGTGGGCGGGGTGGTGCACGACCCGGACGCCGAGCTGGCGTACGCGGCCGCCGCCGTGGGCGCGTCGCCGCCGCACGACCTGCCGCCCGCGCACCGCGACCCCGACGTCTACAG gCAATACGGCATGATGTATCGTGGCGGTCGATTCCCCCGTCCACCGGTGGATGAGCGCGAACGGTACTACGAACGTGAACGTGGTTTTGAACGCGAGCGTCCCTTTGAGCGACCACCGTACTACGACGAGCCCATGCCTGCTCCAGAGGAATTGCCTTACCACaag CGTCGAGTCCGTTCGTCTCGTGAAGTCATAGTGCAGCGCGCTGAAATAGAGCGGCGGGAGGGCCGAGAAGTTCGAGAAGGGCGGGAGGCCCGCGGTCGGGAAGGCCGAGAGGGTCGAGAGGGGCGCGACGGACGCGGAGATGAGTGGGCCGATCCTTGGATGCGCGCCGAACCCGCAGCCAGGAAAAGAAGACCTCCATCTTCTGAGGATTCCTACTCATCGTCTAG CTCTTCAAATTCCAGTTCGCGTAGTTCAGGCAGCCCTGGGGCGAGGCGTAAAAGAAGAGCATCGTCATCTTCACGACAAAG GCTGTCCCCGTCGGTAATAGTGCGCGAGCGGCGGCTGGCGTCGGCGCGCGCCACGGCCATGAAcccgcccgcgccgcgccgccgcgcgccctcgcccgccgccgcgcgccaGCTCGCCGCCAacccgccgccgcccgcgccgcaccGACACAAG gAGGAAATGGATCCCTATGGTCGAAATAAACCTGCTAGTCGcaatagaaatagaaaaaaatattccagaTCATCATCATCGGGTtcag aatcatCATCTTCATCCAGCGAGTCCGAGAGCGAATCGCGTTCGTCTTCTTCATCAGGCAGTTCCGGCGCACGTCGAGCTCGGCATGCGCGTCTACTTAACGCGGCTGCTAGGCCAAG atTAAATGCAAAGTCAAATACGGGCTTAGTACCCGCAGTTTCAGCTGTCACTAGTAAAAAAGAAGTCTCAAGCGATAaag aaataGTAGGTAAGAAGAGAGGAGCGACTTCACCCGTGAGCGGGGCAGCGCCGGCGAAGAAATCCGTTTCCAGAAGAGAAGAACtcttaaaacaattgaaagctGTCGAGGATGCAATCGCTAGGAAGAGGTCGAAGATATAG
- the LOC124536537 gene encoding ribonucleases P/MRP protein subunit POP1 produces the protein MESGEFDAALGGSETLPHSANSLKFAASRSVEIAAMTESILRPSKTKLIFQSLPVHMRRRVMSHNCKRLPRRLRESQLEQLKKSGISPQQKRKPSRKHRRRKTNLLEEYNRRQRRNIWLETHIWHAKRFHMVERWGHHLAYRPSDKAFRACYRASSAHCLMQDISYYTPIQIKGPVDIIRDLFSNITDNSCGLGVCAKAYINGNREGTINLYKPNCYPYDFIGQIDFLWISSDTSYKEMWLFVHPSQAKIVENVLTDLVSKSSTDLLNIDSGDNLATKRRKISTKYSDVIIKPMAGIFNRIRLTGPKSHAVLVQSLKCVDNIENVQSNNWIQHLMETEVNLLLKEKKEYWEQISSLTSPSQLSPRLIFGLVIKDPRWSRPAKRTKAQNSCITSIDTETLINVPPYLSSSPLWDTSVCDIIKDKKITNAQFIEHVTKTHLVPGEINEDDPTLQCIPIILIQRPGSQNSDHKKIGYGCGWDIIIPSGYGLPFWLTLIMFGARSGGLRETENLAFEMGQCYLPPDSEAGRLEEIRIESELKEKYFRRPPSKRVNFVKLAVPYPFICPWKILLKDWGNNVEDKMFVLRDKKILDTLQDCINNKKKVPKIDNSDACLVPVYIKMQGKGNLTKYSTICLPLLKDINASEELMEPHHEDPNTKLRKQKRMERQKLLKQRRRKRIKLRKKQTVINQKTKRLNKTEPSEYVKTMRELWLPSNVESVRNKGIREVMGYVSQGAFSFSEANICGIGYVAYNAIMKLDDNYSNKVLVRCTTSRKYRLANIHIVKSP, from the exons ATGGAGTCCGGTGAATTTGATGCTGCCCTTGGTGGTTCCGAAACTTTGCCACATTCGgcaaatagtttaaaatttgcTGCTTCTAGGAGTGTAGAAATAGCTGCTATGACTGAAAGCATACTACGACCAAGTAAAACGAAGCTCATATTTCAAAGTTTACCTGTACACATGCGCCGAAGGGTGATGAGCCACAATTGCAAACGTTTACCTAGACGATTAAGAGAGAGTCAATTAGAACAACTTAAAAAGAGTGGAATATCTCCACAACAAAAGCGAAAGCCTTCTCGAAAACATAGAAGAAGGAAAACAAATTTGTTAGAAGAATATAACAGGCGGCAAAGAAGAAATATTTGGTTAGAAACACATATCTGGCATGCTAAAAGGTTTCATATGGTAGAACGCTGGGGACATCACTTAGCCTACAGACCAAGTGATAAAGCGTTCAGAGCCTGCTATCGGGCTAGCTCAGCTCACTGTTTAATGCAAGACATATCATATTATACTCCTATCCAAATAAAAGGGCCAGTTGACATAATTAGAGACTTATTCAGTAATATCACAGACAACAGTTGTGGACTTGGAGTTTGTGCAAAAGCGTATATCAATGGCAATAGAGAAGGcaccataaatttatataaacctaATTGTTATCCATATGATTTTATTGgtcaaatagattttttatggaTATCTTCTGATACTAGCTATAAGGAGATGTGGTTATTTGTGCATCCCTCTCAAGCCAAAATAGTAGAGAATGTGTTAACTGACTTGGTTAGTAAATCAAGTACTgacttattaaatatagatagtgGAGATAATTTGGCCACAAAACGTagaaaaatatcaacaaaatacTCTGATGTTATAATTAAACCAATGGCtggaatttttaatagaattcgCTTGACAGGACCCAAAAGTCATGCAGTATTGGTTCAGTCACTGAAATGTgtagataacatagaaaatgtTCAATCTAATAATTGGATTCAGCATCTAATGGAGACAGAAGTAAATTTATTACTGAAAGAGAAAAAAGAATATTGGGAACAGATTAGTTCTTTGACTTCACCATCTCAACTATCTCCAAGATTAATATTTGGTTTAGTTATAAAAGACCCCCGATGGAGTCGCCCAGCCAAGAGAACTAAAGCTCAAAACAGCTGTATTACAAGCATTGACActgaaacattaattaatgtgCCTCCTTACTTATCGTCATCACCATTGTGGGACACATCTGTGTGtgatattataaaagataaaaaaattactaatgcACAATTTATTGAACATGTAACTAAAACACATTTGGTCCCAGGAGAAATAAATGAAGATGACCCAACACTACAGTGTATACCCATAATTTTGATACAAAGACCTGGATCACAAAATTCAGACCACAAAAAAATTG GTTATGGCTGTGGATGGGATATCATTATACCTTCTGGGTATGGTCTACCATTTTGGCTTACTCTAATAATGTTCGGAGCAAGGTCAGGTGGATTGAGGGAAACGGAAAATTTGGCTTTTGAAATGGGTCAGTGCTATTTGCCACCGGACTCAGAAGCAGGAAGATTAGAAGAAATAAGAATTGAATCTGAATTGAAAGAAAAGTATTTTAGGAGACCACCGAGTAAAAGAGTTAATTTTGTGAAACTTGCAGTTCCCTATCCATTTATTTGCCCATGGAAGATATTACTTAAAGACTGGGGCAACAATGTTGAGGACAAAATGTTTGTTCTtcgtgataaaaaaatattagatacatTACAG GACTgcataaacaataaaaagaagGTACCTAAAATTGATAATTCAGATGCTTGTTTAGTtcctgtttatataaaaatgcagGGAAAAGGAAATTTAACGAAATATTCAACAATTTGCTTGCCacttttaaaagatattaatgCAAGTGAGGAATTAATGGAACCCCATCATGAAGATCCtaatacaaaattaagaaaacaaaaacgGATGGAACGCCAGAAATTACTTAAACAGAGAAGAAGAAAGCGTATAAAATTGAGAAAAAAGCAAACTGTA atcaATCAAAAAACTAAGAGACTCAATAAAACAGAACCATCTGAGTATGTAAAAACAATGAGGGAACTGTGGCTACCTTCAAATGTAGAATCCGTACGCAATAAGGGTATTCGAGAAGTCATGGGATATGTGAGCCAAGGAGCTTTTAGTTTTTCTGAAGCTAATATTTGTGGAATTGGATATGTAGCTTATAATGCAATCATGAAACTTGATGACAATTATTCAAACAAAGTTCTTGTAAGATGCACAACTTCAAGAAAATACAGGCTAGCTAACATTCATATAGTAAAATCACCTTAA